Below is a genomic region from Kribbella qitaiheensis.
CCTTGGCGATCACCGAGGCGGCCGCGATGCACGCTGCCACCCGGTCACCCTTCCAGATCGCCAGCCCCGGCACGCCGAGGCCGTCGACGCCGAACCCGTCGGTCAGCACGTACGACGGGCGCTCGTCGAGCCGGAACAGGGCCCGGCGGAGCGCCTCGACGTTCGCGACGTGCATGCCGAGCCGATCGCACTCGGCCGCTTCGATCGAGACGACGGACCAGGCCAGCGCCCGGTCGCGGATCTGCTCGTAGCAGCGGTCCCGGGCCTTCGCGGTGAGCAGCTTGGAGTCGGCCAGTTCGGGGATCTGGCCGCGCTTTCCGTCCGGCAGGATCACCGCGGCCGCCACCAGCGGGCCGGCGCACGGACCACGGCCCGCCTCGTCGACGCCGGCGATCGGGTCCAGGCCGACCCGGCGCAGGGCACGCTCGTAGCCGTACAGCCCGGCGTCCCGCCGGATGGTGCTGCCCCTGGGCAGTGCACTCATCGGCGAACCACTCACTTAGGGGGTGGGGTGAGGGAGATCGAAGGTTTGTCCGGCGGCGGCGCGGCCGCCGCGGGAAGAGCTTTGAAGGTGTCCGGGATCCCGAGTTTGTCGAACCGGTTGGCCGGCCAGACAATCAGGATCGCGCGTCCGGTGACCTTGTCCAACGGGACGAAGGCGGCGTCACCAGGCGCGCCACCGTCGGGGG
It encodes:
- a CDS encoding ribonuclease HII, translating into MSALPRGSTIRRDAGLYGYERALRRVGLDPIAGVDEAGRGPCAGPLVAAAVILPDGKRGQIPELADSKLLTAKARDRCYEQIRDRALAWSVVSIEAAECDRLGMHVANVEALRRALFRLDERPSYVLTDGFGVDGLGVPGLAIWKGDRVAACIAAASVIAKVTRDRIMEHWHEVYPQYDFAVHKGYCTPEHQAALDEYGPCPQHRRRFENVRRSLRPDMGQNVTSPTGVESR